Proteins found in one Sphingobium sp. V4 genomic segment:
- a CDS encoding helicase HerA-like domain-containing protein: MSDGIFIGLGAPEKDGGVPQTLNLRRANRHGLIAGATGTGKTVTLQGIAESFSARGVPVFMADVKGDLAGIAMAGSPTAKNADKLVARATEIGLSDYSYADNPAIFWDLYGQQGHPIRTTVSEMGPLLLARLMGLNETQEGVLSIAFRYADEEGLLLLDLGDLQAMLAWCAENADDLSARYGNVTKASVGAIQRQLLQLDSQGGDHFFGEPALDIHDFLKVDDQGRGYVNILAADKLMQSPKLYATFLLWLLSELFETLPEVGDPDKPVLVFFFDEAHLLFDDAPKALTDKIEQVVRLIRSKGVGVYFVTQNPIDIPEEVAGQLGNRVQHALRAFTPRDQKAIRAAAETFRINPDLDVETAITELKVGEALVSLLQEDGSPGIVQRTLIAPPRSRLGPVEAKERAIIQSISPCAGTYDETVDRESAEEILAARGNAAAAAAQAKQAQAEAEKAAAAQARVEAKQREADLKEQARRDAAAAREAAKPSSLDKAVQSAARSAASSVGRQVANELGRAVFGGSSRRSSSGGIAGKLVRGILGSLFK, translated from the coding sequence ATGAGCGACGGTATCTTCATCGGACTGGGCGCGCCGGAAAAGGATGGCGGCGTTCCCCAGACGCTCAACCTGCGCCGCGCCAACCGCCATGGGCTGATCGCGGGGGCGACCGGCACCGGCAAGACCGTGACGTTGCAGGGCATTGCCGAAAGTTTTTCAGCGCGCGGCGTGCCGGTGTTCATGGCCGATGTGAAGGGCGACCTGGCCGGCATCGCCATGGCCGGCTCCCCCACCGCGAAAAATGCCGACAAGCTGGTGGCGCGGGCGACGGAAATCGGCCTGAGCGATTACAGCTATGCCGACAATCCCGCGATCTTCTGGGATCTCTACGGGCAGCAGGGCCATCCGATCCGCACCACGGTGAGCGAGATGGGGCCGCTGCTGCTCGCGCGGCTGATGGGCCTCAACGAAACGCAGGAAGGCGTGCTGTCGATCGCCTTCCGATATGCCGACGAGGAAGGGCTGTTGCTGCTGGACCTGGGCGATCTTCAGGCGATGCTGGCATGGTGCGCGGAGAATGCGGATGACCTGTCGGCCCGCTATGGCAATGTCACCAAGGCGAGCGTGGGCGCGATCCAGCGGCAGCTGCTCCAGCTCGATTCACAGGGCGGCGACCATTTCTTCGGCGAGCCGGCGCTCGACATACATGATTTCCTGAAGGTCGACGATCAGGGGCGCGGCTATGTGAACATATTGGCCGCAGACAAGCTGATGCAGAGCCCGAAACTCTATGCGACCTTCCTGCTGTGGCTGCTGTCCGAACTGTTCGAGACGCTGCCCGAAGTGGGCGACCCGGACAAGCCGGTGCTGGTCTTCTTCTTCGACGAGGCGCATCTGCTGTTCGACGACGCGCCCAAGGCGCTGACCGACAAGATCGAGCAGGTCGTGCGGCTGATCCGGTCCAAGGGCGTGGGCGTCTATTTCGTGACCCAGAACCCGATCGACATTCCCGAGGAAGTGGCGGGCCAGCTGGGCAACCGGGTGCAACATGCGCTGCGCGCCTTCACCCCGCGCGACCAGAAGGCGATCAGGGCCGCCGCCGAGACGTTCCGCATCAACCCGGACCTCGACGTGGAGACCGCGATCACCGAACTGAAGGTGGGCGAAGCGCTGGTGTCGCTGTTGCAGGAGGATGGATCGCCGGGCATCGTCCAGCGCACGCTGATCGCCCCGCCCCGATCGCGGCTGGGGCCGGTGGAGGCGAAGGAACGGGCGATCATCCAGTCCATCTCCCCCTGCGCGGGCACATATGACGAGACGGTCGACCGGGAGTCGGCGGAGGAGATACTGGCGGCGCGCGGCAATGCCGCGGCGGCGGCCGCGCAGGCGAAACAGGCGCAGGCCGAGGCGGAAAAGGCCGCCGCCGCGCAGGCCAGGGTGGAGGCGAAACAGCGCGAGGCGGACCTGAAGGAGCAGGCGCGGCGCGACGCGGCCGCGGCGCGGGAAGCGGCGAAGCCCTCCTCCCTCGACAAGGCGGTGCAGTCGGCGGCGCGATCCGCCGCTTCCTCGGTCGGGCGGCAGGTCGCCAACGAACTGGGCCGCGCGGTGTTCGGCGGATCGAGCCGCCGATCCTCCTCGGGCGGAATCGCCGGCAAACTGGTGCGCGGCATATTGGGCAGCCTGTTCAAATAG
- a CDS encoding CoA-binding protein, with product MPLTDPQDIATLLGETRNIALVGISDRPDRPSYGVMRFLQHHGYRVLPVNPQIAGEHVHGEFVWGRLSDIGVPIDMVDIFRRSGAAGEAVDEAIAIGAKSVWMQIGVINMAAVARAEAAGLKVVMDRCPAIEIPRIGLAPISAE from the coding sequence ATGCCGCTCACCGATCCGCAGGACATCGCCACGCTGCTGGGTGAAACCCGCAATATCGCGCTGGTCGGCATATCCGACCGGCCGGACCGGCCCAGCTATGGCGTGATGCGCTTCCTCCAGCATCATGGCTATCGCGTCCTGCCGGTCAATCCGCAGATCGCTGGTGAGCATGTCCATGGCGAATTCGTCTGGGGTCGCCTGTCGGACATCGGCGTGCCCATCGACATGGTCGATATCTTCCGCCGCAGCGGCGCGGCGGGCGAGGCAGTGGACGAGGCTATCGCGATCGGTGCGAAATCCGTCTGGATGCAGATCGGGGTCATCAACATGGCTGCCGTCGCCCGCGCGGAGGCGGCGGGCTTGAAAGTGGTGATGGACCGCTGCCCGGCGATCGAGATTCCCCGGATCGGACTTGCGCCGATTTCTGCTGAATAG
- the hflK gene encoding FtsH protease activity modulator HflK, producing the protein MRRIFGWMPAIAAMVQGPWGGKNDGPDGDGQKGGGDSGPRNPWTQPGKPGAPKGPSAIEELLRRGRESFGQGGGGQGGGFGGLPPRASGKALWPIAIGLLVVLWLVLTSFHRVGPQERGVVTFLGKYSRTLSPGISLTLPAPFEAVTTVDVEEIRAIDIGSVSAESENLVLTGDQNIIDLAYSVRWNIRNPELYLFQLSDPDSTVREVAESAMRSVLASVSLDDALGAGRTSIEQQVEQRMQEILDGYRSGIRIQGVAIKQADPPTAVNDAFKAVSAAQQTAQTYLNEARAAAQQVTAKAQGEAAAFDKVYEQYRLSPDVTRRRMYYETMEGVLSNVDKTIVEGNNVTPYLPLPEMKKRAQPAAAAAASSTEGQ; encoded by the coding sequence ATGAGAAGAATATTCGGGTGGATGCCCGCGATCGCAGCGATGGTCCAAGGCCCATGGGGCGGCAAGAATGACGGACCGGACGGGGACGGACAGAAGGGCGGCGGCGACAGCGGCCCCCGCAATCCGTGGACCCAGCCGGGCAAGCCCGGCGCGCCCAAGGGGCCTTCGGCCATTGAGGAGCTGCTGCGCCGGGGCCGCGAGAGCTTCGGCCAGGGCGGTGGCGGTCAGGGCGGCGGCTTTGGCGGCCTGCCCCCCCGCGCCAGCGGCAAGGCACTGTGGCCGATCGCCATCGGCCTGCTGGTTGTGCTGTGGCTGGTGCTGACCAGCTTCCACCGGGTCGGGCCGCAGGAGCGCGGCGTCGTCACCTTCCTGGGCAAATATAGCCGCACCCTCTCTCCCGGCATCAGCCTGACCCTGCCCGCCCCTTTCGAGGCGGTGACGACGGTCGATGTCGAGGAGATCCGCGCCATCGACATCGGGTCGGTGAGCGCGGAGAGCGAGAATCTGGTGCTGACCGGCGACCAGAACATCATCGACCTCGCCTATTCGGTGCGCTGGAACATCCGCAACCCGGAACTCTATCTGTTCCAGCTGTCCGACCCGGATTCGACGGTGCGCGAAGTGGCGGAAAGCGCGATGCGCTCCGTCCTCGCCAGCGTCAGCCTGGACGACGCGCTGGGCGCGGGGCGCACCAGCATCGAACAGCAGGTCGAGCAGCGGATGCAGGAGATTTTGGACGGATACCGGTCGGGCATCCGCATCCAGGGCGTCGCCATCAAGCAGGCCGATCCGCCGACTGCGGTGAATGACGCCTTCAAGGCGGTGTCGGCCGCGCAGCAGACCGCCCAGACCTACCTCAACGAAGCGCGCGCCGCCGCCCAGCAGGTGACGGCCAAGGCCCAGGGTGAGGCGGCGGCCTTCGACAAGGTCTACGAACAATATCGGCTGTCGCCCGACGTGACCCGCCGGCGCATGTATTATGAAACCATGGAGGGCGTGCTGTCCAACGTCGACAAGACCATCGTCGAAGGCAATAATGTAACGCCATACCTGCCCCTGCCCGAAATGAAGAAGCGGGCGCAGCCGGCGGCTGCCGCCGCCGCCAGCAGCACGGAGGGCCAGTGA
- a CDS encoding Do family serine endopeptidase yields MRYAYAITGALLLGGTAIAVTTSSNVGAQVAQNEGLQAAAPQGAPASLADMVEKLQPAVVNISTKQRVQVQNPFAGTPFGELFGQRGGQPQTRQAQSLGSGFIISADGYIVTNNHVVSAGAEGATVEQITVTLTNKEEFTAKLVGRDPATDLAVLKIESSKPLPFVKFGDSTKSRVGDWVVAIGNPFALSGTVTAGIISAVHRGTGGTYDKFIQTDASINQGNSGGPMFDMRGNVIGINSQILSPSGGNVGIGFAIPSEQAAPIVQTLMKGQAVKRGYLGVQISPLGEDLADSLGLAKNRGEFVQGVEPGKGAEKAGIKAGDVIVSVAGQEVSPDQNLSSIVASQPIGSRVPIVLIRNGQRQTVTAVVGERPSEDELNSFAPQPDEDFSQQEQNPGQAAQQSLGISAIPLTPGIIRQLGIAADTRGIVITAVDASTDAGTKGLRRGDVIITANNRPVTTQAELDAQVKAVGSQGRNAILLQVLRRGQQPIFLPVRLRDK; encoded by the coding sequence GTGCGTTACGCTTATGCCATTACCGGCGCCCTGCTGCTCGGCGGCACCGCCATCGCCGTTACCACCAGCTCCAATGTCGGCGCGCAGGTCGCGCAGAATGAAGGGTTGCAGGCGGCGGCCCCGCAGGGCGCCCCGGCCAGCCTGGCCGACATGGTCGAGAAGCTGCAGCCGGCCGTCGTCAATATTTCCACCAAGCAGCGCGTCCAGGTGCAGAATCCCTTCGCCGGCACCCCGTTCGGCGAGCTGTTCGGCCAGCGCGGCGGCCAGCCCCAGACCCGTCAGGCCCAGTCGCTGGGGTCGGGCTTCATCATTTCGGCCGACGGCTATATCGTCACCAACAATCATGTCGTGTCGGCCGGCGCCGAAGGCGCGACGGTCGAGCAGATCACCGTCACCCTGACCAACAAGGAAGAATTCACCGCCAAGCTGGTCGGCCGCGATCCGGCCACCGACCTGGCCGTGCTCAAGATCGAATCGTCCAAGCCGCTGCCCTTCGTCAAGTTCGGCGACAGCACCAAGTCGCGCGTCGGCGACTGGGTGGTGGCGATCGGCAACCCCTTCGCCCTGTCGGGCACGGTGACGGCGGGCATCATTTCCGCGGTGCATCGCGGCACCGGCGGCACCTATGACAAGTTCATCCAGACCGACGCGTCGATCAACCAGGGCAATAGCGGCGGCCCGATGTTCGACATGCGCGGCAATGTGATCGGCATCAACAGCCAGATCCTTTCGCCGTCGGGCGGCAATGTCGGCATCGGCTTCGCCATTCCTTCGGAACAGGCGGCACCGATCGTGCAGACGCTGATGAAGGGCCAGGCCGTCAAGCGCGGCTATCTGGGCGTGCAGATCAGTCCGCTGGGCGAGGATCTGGCCGACTCGCTGGGCCTGGCCAAGAATCGCGGCGAGTTCGTGCAGGGCGTCGAACCCGGCAAGGGCGCCGAGAAGGCCGGGATCAAGGCGGGCGATGTCATCGTCAGCGTCGCCGGGCAGGAGGTCAGCCCCGACCAGAATCTGTCCTCGATCGTCGCAAGCCAGCCGATCGGGTCGCGGGTGCCGATCGTCCTCATCCGCAACGGTCAGCGCCAGACGGTGACGGCCGTGGTGGGCGAGCGCCCGTCCGAGGACGAGCTGAACAGCTTTGCCCCGCAGCCGGATGAGGATTTCAGCCAGCAGGAGCAGAATCCGGGCCAGGCGGCGCAGCAGTCGCTCGGCATTTCGGCGATCCCGCTGACGCCGGGCATCATCCGCCAGCTGGGCATCGCGGCCGACACGCGCGGCATCGTCATCACCGCCGTCGATGCGTCGACCGACGCGGGCACCAAGGGGCTGCGGCGCGGCGACGTAATCATCACCGCCAATAATCGTCCGGTGACGACCCAGGCGGAGCTGGACGCACAGGTCAAGGCGGTGGGCAGCCAGGGCCGCAACGCGATCCTGCTCCAGGTGCTGCGCCGCGGCCAGCAGCCGATCTTCCTGCCGGTGCGCCTGCGCGACAAGTAA
- a CDS encoding Mrp/NBP35 family ATP-binding protein encodes MTDLADFAARLTALTDGRASAPRVKDGVMTLALDVGGLSPEQRDGLAAAIREGGLTVPGVTDVRIAMTAERHGGTAPLRILAVASGKGGVGKSTLSANLAVALHRLGIRVGLVDADIYGPSQAKLMGSEDSKPVARDKKLVPVTGVAGIPMLSMAHLVEPGKALAWRGPMVGNALTQLIDAEWGDTQLLVVDMPPGTGDIQLTMVQKHKPAGAVIVSTPQDLALIDATRAVSLFHQAGVPMVGLVENMAGYACPHCGEISDPFGQGGAESAAGKLSMPFLGRIPLAIDIRRRSDAGDPPAAGEGPDADAFRAIAEKVADWLGRAA; translated from the coding sequence ATGACCGATCTTGCCGATTTTGCCGCCCGTTTGACCGCCCTGACCGATGGCCGCGCCAGCGCCCCGCGCGTCAAGGATGGCGTGATGACGCTTGCGCTCGACGTGGGCGGCCTGTCCCCCGAACAGCGCGACGGCCTCGCCGCTGCGATCCGCGAAGGCGGCCTGACGGTGCCGGGCGTCACCGATGTCCGCATCGCCATGACCGCCGAACGCCACGGCGGGACGGCGCCCTTGCGCATCCTCGCCGTCGCCTCGGGCAAGGGCGGGGTGGGCAAGTCGACCCTGTCGGCCAATCTCGCTGTTGCGCTCCATCGGCTGGGGATCAGGGTCGGGCTGGTCGATGCCGACATTTACGGCCCTTCGCAGGCGAAACTCATGGGCAGCGAGGACAGCAAGCCCGTCGCCCGCGACAAGAAGCTGGTCCCCGTCACCGGCGTCGCCGGCATCCCGATGCTGTCGATGGCGCATCTCGTCGAACCGGGCAAGGCGCTCGCCTGGCGTGGACCGATGGTGGGCAATGCGCTGACGCAGCTGATCGACGCGGAATGGGGCGACACGCAATTGCTGGTCGTCGACATGCCGCCGGGCACCGGCGACATCCAGTTGACCATGGTGCAGAAGCACAAGCCCGCCGGCGCGGTGATCGTTTCCACGCCCCAGGATCTGGCGCTGATCGACGCCACCCGCGCGGTCAGCCTGTTCCATCAGGCGGGCGTTCCGATGGTGGGCCTGGTCGAGAATATGGCCGGCTATGCCTGTCCCCATTGCGGCGAAATCTCGGATCCCTTCGGGCAGGGCGGCGCGGAAAGCGCCGCGGGGAAATTGTCCATGCCCTTCCTCGGCCGCATCCCGCTGGCGATCGACATTCGCCGCCGTTCCGACGCGGGCGATCCCCCGGCGGCCGGCGAAGGCCCGGATGCCGACGCCTTCCGCGCGATCGCGGAAAAGGTGGCGGACTGGTTGGGCCGGGCTGCCTGA
- a CDS encoding molybdopterin cofactor-binding domain-containing protein — protein sequence MARLPRKQSDRNVGGRGGISRRTLLVGGGAATGLMVAWGAWPRSYKPNLNAGPTETIVNAFLKIDRSGQVIVIVPQTEMGQGVTTVLPQILADELGADWRTVAVQAAPVSPLYANSLLAREWLASDWTRLLGSAGDWAIGQYATRSALMLTGGGTSIPMFHDAYRDAGAAARVLLCKAAAARWGVPWESCDIQDGIISDGGERRMKIGDVASDGVNFDLPDILPLRQGQDGRLSGQDLPRLDTPSKIDGSHNFAADIRLPDMVYASIRQGPIGDAVLAGLDERSAGGVTGFLKLVKQERWVAAVASNWWAANKALDLADPVFTLRGRPVSSDGIGEALETAFSGAAGRRLYSQGDLAPIFEGATILASEYQVDAGLHLALEPMCATARVSDEGAEIWMATQAPGLARSAIASALDLPDSAVTLYPLHAGGSFGRRMDWDAGVQAALIARDMGRPVQLQWSRLEDVIQDRPSAPVHARMAARLGRNGAIEGWLAKVATPCAMTQTWARIADGRLPHEAAEGAANKATRLAVAGMAPPYSIPNWAVDHYPADVGLPVGFTRGNAHLPSAFVTESFIDELAHLAKMEAMSFRIQMLGGNPRLAHCLSTAAAMGGWQGGIAGSGQGIATHMMGGAYAAILVEAAMSGDRLTVNRIVAAVDAGDQVNPDIARQQIESGLVYGLAYAMGASVPYERGLPTRAILGRMNLPRLADIGEVTVELIRSTADPTGVSDLAAPLVAPAVANALYTWTGQRLRSLPLLGTT from the coding sequence ATGGCGCGCTTACCGCGGAAGCAATCGGACAGGAACGTCGGTGGGCGTGGGGGCATCAGCCGGCGGACCCTGCTGGTCGGGGGCGGGGCGGCTACCGGGCTGATGGTCGCCTGGGGCGCCTGGCCGCGCAGCTACAAGCCCAATCTTAACGCTGGTCCGACCGAAACGATCGTCAACGCCTTCCTCAAGATCGACCGGTCCGGGCAGGTCATCGTCATCGTCCCCCAGACTGAAATGGGGCAGGGCGTTACCACCGTCCTGCCGCAGATATTGGCAGACGAACTGGGCGCTGACTGGCGCACGGTCGCGGTGCAGGCCGCGCCGGTCAGCCCGCTCTATGCCAACAGCCTGCTGGCGCGCGAATGGCTGGCGAGCGACTGGACGCGGCTGCTGGGCAGTGCGGGCGACTGGGCGATCGGCCAATATGCGACGCGCAGCGCGCTGATGCTGACGGGCGGGGGCACGTCGATCCCGATGTTCCATGACGCCTATCGCGACGCGGGCGCGGCCGCCCGCGTCCTGCTGTGCAAGGCGGCGGCGGCGCGCTGGGGCGTTCCGTGGGAAAGCTGCGACATTCAGGACGGCATCATCTCCGACGGCGGGGAGCGCCGGATGAAGATCGGCGATGTCGCCAGCGACGGTGTGAACTTCGACCTGCCGGATATATTGCCGTTGCGACAGGGGCAGGATGGGCGGCTTTCGGGGCAGGATCTGCCTCGCCTCGACACGCCTTCCAAGATTGACGGCAGCCATAATTTCGCCGCGGACATCCGGCTTCCCGACATGGTCTATGCCTCGATCCGGCAGGGGCCGATCGGCGACGCCGTGCTGGCCGGACTGGATGAACGTTCGGCGGGCGGCGTCACGGGGTTCCTCAAGCTGGTAAAGCAGGAACGCTGGGTCGCGGCGGTGGCGAGCAACTGGTGGGCGGCCAACAAGGCGCTGGACCTGGCCGATCCCGTCTTCACCCTTCGCGGTCGTCCAGTCAGCAGCGACGGGATCGGGGAGGCGCTCGAAACTGCCTTCTCCGGGGCGGCCGGCCGCCGCCTCTATTCGCAGGGCGATCTGGCTCCGATATTCGAGGGCGCAACCATCCTCGCCAGCGAATATCAGGTCGATGCGGGCCTGCACCTGGCGCTCGAACCCATGTGTGCCACCGCCCGCGTGAGCGACGAGGGCGCGGAAATATGGATGGCTACGCAGGCGCCCGGCCTCGCTCGCAGCGCCATTGCCTCCGCGCTGGACCTGCCCGACAGCGCGGTGACGCTCTACCCGCTTCACGCCGGCGGTTCCTTCGGACGCAGGATGGATTGGGACGCGGGCGTGCAGGCCGCGCTCATCGCCCGCGACATGGGGCGTCCGGTGCAATTGCAATGGTCGCGGCTGGAGGATGTGATCCAGGACCGGCCCAGCGCCCCTGTCCATGCCCGCATGGCGGCCAGGCTCGGCCGCAACGGCGCGATCGAGGGTTGGCTGGCAAAGGTCGCCACGCCCTGCGCCATGACCCAGACCTGGGCGCGCATCGCCGATGGCAGGCTGCCGCACGAGGCGGCGGAGGGGGCGGCGAACAAGGCCACCCGGCTTGCCGTAGCCGGCATGGCGCCGCCCTATTCCATTCCCAACTGGGCGGTCGATCATTACCCGGCCGATGTCGGCCTTCCCGTCGGTTTCACGCGCGGTAACGCGCATCTGCCCAGTGCCTTCGTCACCGAAAGCTTCATCGACGAACTCGCCCATCTGGCGAAGATGGAGGCCATGTCCTTCCGGATACAGATGCTGGGCGGCAATCCGCGCCTTGCCCATTGCCTCTCGACCGCAGCCGCCATGGGCGGATGGCAGGGCGGCATCGCCGGCAGCGGGCAGGGGATCGCGACGCACATGATGGGAGGCGCCTATGCCGCTATCCTGGTGGAGGCCGCGATGAGCGGCGACCGGCTCACCGTCAACCGGATCGTCGCTGCCGTCGATGCCGGCGATCAGGTCAATCCCGACATCGCCCGCCAGCAGATCGAAAGCGGACTGGTCTACGGCCTTGCCTATGCAATGGGGGCTTCCGTGCCCTATGAGCGTGGCCTTCCCACCCGCGCGATCCTCGGCCGCATGAACCTGCCGCGGCTTGCCGATATCGGCGAAGTCACGGTCGAGTTGATCCGCAGCACCGCCGATCCGACCGGCGTCAGCGATCTTGCTGCGCCCCTGGTCGCGCCCGCCGTCGCCAACGCGCTCTACACCTGGACAGGCCAGCGATTGCGCAGCCTGCCTCTTTTGGGAACGACATGA
- a CDS encoding protease modulator HflC, whose translation MPILRHPVALAITALIALIILGSTIAIVPETRQGVIVRFGEPKAIVNRYRANESFGQTGAGIIVRVPFIDQIVWIDKRVLSVEMERQQVLSTDQLRLQVDAFARYRIVDPLRMYIAAGSEERVSDALRPILGSALRNELGKRPFAALLSPERGQVMQNIETGLNRVARQYGAEIVDVRIKRADLPDGTPLESAFTRMRTAREQEALTIRAQGAKQAQIIRAEADANAARIYAESFGKDPDFYDFYRGMQSYRYTFSPDRSGQTSIILSPDNEFLRQFQGRR comes from the coding sequence ATGCCGATCCTGCGCCATCCCGTCGCCCTGGCCATCACCGCGCTGATCGCGCTCATCATTCTGGGCAGCACGATCGCGATCGTGCCCGAAACCCGCCAGGGCGTGATCGTCCGCTTCGGCGAGCCGAAGGCCATCGTCAACCGCTATCGCGCCAATGAGAGTTTCGGCCAGACCGGTGCCGGCATCATCGTCCGGGTGCCGTTCATCGACCAGATCGTCTGGATCGACAAGCGCGTGCTGTCGGTCGAGATGGAGCGGCAGCAGGTGCTTTCGACCGACCAGTTGCGGCTTCAGGTCGACGCCTTCGCCCGCTACCGCATCGTCGATCCGCTGCGCATGTACATCGCCGCAGGAAGCGAGGAACGGGTGTCCGACGCGCTGCGCCCGATCCTGGGATCGGCGCTGCGCAACGAACTGGGCAAGCGGCCCTTCGCCGCCCTGCTCTCGCCCGAACGCGGCCAGGTGATGCAGAATATCGAAACCGGCCTCAACCGCGTCGCCCGCCAATATGGCGCGGAGATCGTGGACGTGCGGATCAAGCGCGCCGACCTGCCCGACGGCACGCCTCTGGAAAGCGCCTTCACTCGGATGCGTACCGCGCGCGAGCAGGAAGCCCTCACCATCCGCGCGCAGGGCGCCAAGCAGGCGCAGATCATCCGCGCCGAGGCCGACGCCAACGCCGCGCGCATCTACGCCGAGAGTTTCGGCAAGGATCCCGACTTCTACGATTTCTATCGGGGGATGCAGAGCTATCGCTATACCTTCTCGCCCGACCGCAGCGGGCAGACCAGCATCATCCTGTCGCCGGACAATGAATTCCTGCGCCAGTTTCAGGGACGGCGCTGA
- a CDS encoding AAA family ATPase, translating into MLLSFKQPHLSLSAFPDIELPPFTVIVGLNGSGKSHLLQAIASGHVANSVVATQPGAIGNINPHIKLLGQDGRVLDLGQAYNGAQNGLDPSTLMMGTFEQTRLEILATQRAALDEAANQQLALILQPGEDVWRLGATEVAHRLGETDAGRIESIFAAAEQAFITPYHKNSPMMRGHRGMQPSQMQEVAKRVAVKLGIPPLQVNMTQMKLFAPWGNTDQFSTNLPLLFGKYRDALVQNRLLRIGDAELGTALAMSEENFIASFGGPPWEQINETLAAFGLPYEVTPPSLFNFDPVTVNLKKVGTDHIVNPQNLSSGEKVLLQFAVSSFHYDDHFISVSRPQILLLDEMDASLHPEMVNRWLGAVQHGLVEEQGLYCIITTHSPTTVALAPDESLFEMKDGHSGLTKISKQDALNGLTFGVPTLSINYSGRRQVFAESDTDAAIYESVYALIKAHTRCERELNFLSTGLRDKNNGEFNAGCTIVKQTVDRLTELGNSSIFGIIDWDGEAVSTDRIKVVAGGERNGIENVLLDPLLVALLLMKERRLPEGLQDIDRFTGALSLGPVELQRLIDAIQIAVFPNEIDRVEVSYLGGAKGKVLRAYLETDDHALETALAEKFPALNKWKNRGKGELLKAVIEHVLSEHTFFCPVALPVVFEAIANAPA; encoded by the coding sequence GTGCTGCTTTCGTTCAAACAACCGCATTTATCCTTATCGGCGTTTCCCGATATCGAGCTTCCCCCATTCACCGTGATTGTAGGACTTAACGGCAGCGGAAAGAGCCACCTGTTACAGGCTATCGCCAGCGGCCATGTTGCTAATTCGGTGGTCGCGACCCAGCCCGGCGCTATCGGTAACATCAATCCGCACATAAAGCTGCTTGGCCAGGACGGCCGCGTCCTTGACCTAGGACAGGCTTATAACGGCGCGCAAAACGGGCTCGATCCTTCGACCTTGATGATGGGGACTTTCGAGCAAACACGGCTAGAAATATTGGCGACGCAGCGCGCAGCACTCGATGAAGCAGCCAACCAGCAGCTCGCGTTGATATTGCAGCCAGGAGAAGACGTTTGGCGGCTTGGAGCGACGGAGGTCGCCCATAGGCTCGGTGAGACGGATGCCGGTCGGATCGAAAGTATATTTGCGGCAGCGGAGCAAGCATTCATAACACCCTACCACAAAAATTCGCCCATGATGCGAGGCCATCGGGGAATGCAACCCTCGCAGATGCAGGAGGTCGCGAAGCGGGTCGCGGTGAAACTCGGCATCCCCCCGCTGCAGGTCAACATGACGCAGATGAAACTGTTCGCGCCATGGGGCAATACGGATCAGTTCTCCACAAACCTGCCGCTCTTGTTCGGCAAATATCGCGACGCTCTGGTCCAGAACCGGCTTCTACGAATAGGCGACGCCGAACTCGGTACAGCGTTGGCCATGAGCGAAGAAAATTTTATTGCGAGCTTTGGTGGCCCGCCATGGGAGCAGATAAACGAAACTCTCGCTGCGTTCGGTCTGCCCTACGAAGTTACGCCGCCCAGCCTCTTCAATTTCGATCCGGTCACTGTAAACCTTAAGAAGGTTGGAACCGACCATATTGTAAATCCGCAAAACCTCTCCTCGGGTGAGAAAGTCCTACTGCAATTTGCAGTCTCTTCATTCCATTACGATGATCACTTCATATCGGTGTCACGACCACAAATTCTTTTGTTGGACGAGATGGACGCTTCGCTTCACCCTGAAATGGTCAATAGGTGGCTTGGAGCCGTCCAGCACGGCCTGGTTGAGGAGCAAGGTCTTTACTGCATAATAACGACCCACTCACCTACTACTGTCGCCCTCGCGCCTGATGAATCTTTGTTTGAAATGAAGGATGGACACTCAGGACTGACAAAAATTTCTAAGCAGGACGCCCTCAATGGGCTAACCTTCGGTGTTCCAACGCTTTCGATAAACTATTCGGGCCGCCGTCAAGTATTCGCGGAAAGTGACACCGATGCCGCGATCTATGAAAGTGTTTACGCGCTAATCAAGGCGCACACTCGATGCGAGCGCGAGCTAAACTTCCTTTCGACGGGACTGCGCGACAAAAACAACGGTGAATTCAATGCTGGCTGCACAATCGTCAAACAGACGGTCGATCGCCTAACTGAGCTTGGCAACTCATCAATCTTCGGCATTATCGATTGGGACGGGGAAGCCGTTTCCACAGATCGGATCAAGGTCGTGGCTGGTGGCGAGCGAAATGGTATTGAGAACGTTCTTCTCGACCCACTTCTGGTAGCCTTGCTTCTGATGAAAGAGCGACGCCTGCCAGAGGGGCTTCAGGACATCGACCGCTTTACGGGGGCGCTGAGCCTTGGGCCTGTAGAGCTTCAACGACTGATCGATGCGATCCAGATAGCAGTTTTCCCCAACGAGATAGACCGCGTCGAAGTGTCCTATCTTGGCGGGGCAAAGGGGAAGGTCTTGCGCGCGTATCTCGAAACCGACGATCATGCACTCGAAACTGCTCTGGCAGAGAAATTTCCGGCGCTTAACAAATGGAAGAACCGAGGTAAGGGCGAACTCCTGAAGGCGGTTATAGAGCATGTCTTATCCGAGCACACGTTTTTCTGCCCCGTTGCGCTACCGGTGGTTTTCGAAGCCATCGCGAACGCGCCAGCCTAG